A genome region from Labilibaculum antarcticum includes the following:
- a CDS encoding ankyrin repeat domain-containing protein: MKTQNQFTVKLAGLISTTMFVALLISMLACTSTTKKQDAASNTETSVKTPSVDIFAAAFMGNVNATNQHIAVGTDLNAKDQYGSTPLQIASTFGKTDVAIALINGGADLNSTSNDGSTPLHTAAFFCRTEIVEALLKKGADQSIKNSYGSTALESVQAPFDSVKAIYQQIGKDLGPLGLKLDYEFLETTRPKIAELLK, encoded by the coding sequence ATGAAAACGCAAAATCAATTTACAGTAAAATTAGCCGGACTAATTTCAACAACAATGTTTGTAGCACTCCTCATTAGTATGCTTGCCTGTACCAGTACAACAAAAAAACAGGATGCCGCAAGTAATACCGAAACAAGTGTAAAAACACCAAGTGTGGATATTTTTGCCGCCGCCTTTATGGGTAATGTAAATGCCACTAATCAACACATTGCTGTTGGTACCGACCTAAATGCAAAAGATCAGTACGGATCTACCCCATTACAAATTGCAAGTACTTTTGGAAAAACAGATGTCGCAATTGCCTTAATTAATGGTGGTGCCGATTTGAATAGTACAAGTAACGACGGATCAACGCCATTACATACAGCTGCATTCTTTTGCAGAACCGAAATTGTTGAGGCATTACTAAAAAAGGGAGCTGACCAAAGCATAAAAAACTCTTATGGCTCAACAGCTTTAGAATCTGTTCAAGCACCTTTTGATAGTGTAAAGGCAATTTACCAGCAGATTGGTAAAGATCTTGGCCCTTTGGGTTTAAAGCTTGACTATGAGTTTTTAGAAACAACCCGTCCGAAAATTGCGGAACTACTGAAGTAG
- a CDS encoding acyltransferase family protein, whose protein sequence is MTTSERRYDIDWLRVITIGLLLIYHIAIIFQPWGIFIQFIQSEQSLEGLWIPMAMLNIWRIPLLFFVSGMGVCFAIRKRDWKQLFTERSKRIFLPFLFGMFFIVPLHVLIWQNYYQQDLNYLPNPSHLWFLANIFIYVLLLSPVFYYLKKNEDGKIMQWFRKLMKNPLGLLIVIIPFALEAVIVNPDPFEMYAMTWHGFFLGLLAFLFGFCFVLTGSNFWNTILTWRWLFLSIALTLYLIRLLAFELKTPNYLMSIESNIWIFAVFGFAYKYLNKPSKALSYLSQAAYPIYILHMAFMFLGAVLILPIEMPVFAKFFSVIAFTSVGSFTLYELLIKKIGFLRPLFGLKTGKKAKDIVEQSVKC, encoded by the coding sequence ATGACAACATCAGAAAGAAGATACGATATAGACTGGTTACGGGTAATAACCATCGGATTGCTTTTAATATACCATATTGCTATTATTTTTCAACCTTGGGGAATCTTCATTCAGTTTATTCAAAGCGAACAATCGCTTGAAGGATTATGGATTCCAATGGCCATGTTAAACATCTGGAGAATACCTTTATTATTCTTCGTTTCGGGCATGGGCGTATGTTTTGCCATCCGAAAAAGAGATTGGAAACAATTATTTACCGAGCGATCGAAGCGAATATTTCTACCTTTTCTGTTCGGAATGTTTTTCATTGTTCCTTTGCACGTTCTTATTTGGCAAAACTATTATCAGCAAGATTTAAATTATCTTCCAAACCCAAGTCATCTGTGGTTTTTGGCCAACATCTTTATTTATGTGCTCTTATTATCGCCTGTCTTTTATTATTTAAAGAAAAACGAAGATGGAAAAATAATGCAGTGGTTTAGGAAACTGATGAAGAATCCATTGGGATTGCTAATCGTAATTATTCCATTTGCTTTGGAAGCAGTAATTGTAAATCCGGACCCTTTTGAAATGTATGCCATGACCTGGCACGGCTTCTTTTTAGGATTGCTTGCTTTTCTATTCGGCTTTTGCTTTGTTTTGACTGGCTCTAATTTTTGGAATACCATACTTACATGGAGATGGTTATTTTTGAGCATTGCATTGACATTGTACCTTATTCGCCTGCTGGCTTTTGAGCTTAAAACCCCGAACTACCTGATGTCAATAGAATCTAACATCTGGATTTTTGCTGTATTCGGCTTTGCCTATAAATACCTGAATAAACCAAGTAAAGCACTTAGCTACCTTAGTCAGGCAGCCTATCCTATTTATATTTTACACATGGCATTTATGTTTCTGGGTGCAGTCCTAATTTTGCCTATTGAAATGCCGGTTTTCGCTAAATTCTTTTCTGTTATCGCTTTTACATCGGTAGGATCTTTTACTCTTTACGAATTGCTTATTAAGAAAATTGGTTTTCTAAGACCACTGTTTGGTCTTAAAACAGGAAAAAAAGCGAAAGACATAGTAGAGCAGAGCGTAAAATGTTAA
- a CDS encoding RNA polymerase sigma factor: protein MSNDFYTSSILPYAAIIIKICRAYTNTQEDFEDYYQEVCLQIWRSNENFRGQSEWSTWIYRLTLNVCLTLLKKNSKHHVTSNHLPDVVAEDNRTFDDESLNHLYNAIKQLSEVDRAVILLYLEEKTYQEIAEIIGTNPNNIGVRVKRIKERLKKILDGKVN, encoded by the coding sequence GTGAGTAACGATTTTTACACATCATCAATTCTCCCTTATGCTGCCATTATCATTAAGATATGCAGGGCGTATACGAACACACAGGAAGATTTCGAAGATTACTACCAAGAGGTTTGTTTACAGATATGGAGAAGTAATGAGAATTTTAGAGGACAATCTGAATGGTCGACATGGATCTATCGATTGACTTTGAATGTTTGCCTGACCTTACTAAAGAAAAATAGTAAACATCATGTTACTTCAAATCATTTACCAGACGTGGTAGCTGAAGACAATCGGACCTTTGACGATGAATCTCTTAATCATCTCTATAATGCTATCAAGCAATTATCGGAGGTAGACAGGGCGGTCATATTGCTTTATCTGGAGGAAAAAACCTATCAGGAAATAGCAGAAATTATTGGCACAAATCCGAACAACATTGGTGTGCGGGTTAAAAGAATTAAAGAACGACTTAAAAAAATACTAGATGGAAAAGTCAATTGA
- a CDS encoding helix-turn-helix domain-containing protein, whose protein sequence is MPNQLPAENEFLLKITEIIEKNISNDQFGVSELADEVGMSRSNLLRKIKKLTNLSVSQFVREVRLRNAMEFLKQNSLTVSEISYQVGFSSVSYFIKCFRELYGYPPGETGKQETEKQEEAPLVVPKSGKKLGVVPVVISLFTIAVLVFFLLKPASPEKIEIEKSIAVLPFKNDSNDSSNVYFINGLMESVLSNLQKIEDVRVISRTSVEKYRNSTKTITEIAEELNVSYFVEGSGQKIGDQILLNIQLIKASNDNHLWAEQYNREAKDVFGLQNEIAKKIAKEIELIITPEEVKQIDKVPTENLEAYDYFLKGLDLFHSGKREGLEESITYFQKAIEHDPKFARAYADIAMAYYYLDIARAEKIHTAKINENADKALLFDSKLPQSLIAKALYYMNKHEFEKAVPYLEKALHYNPNSALVINFLSDYYTTYMPNTGKYLEYALKGVRLDIAAQDSVTASYIYLHLSNAFVQTGFVNEAELYINKSLDYNPQNMFSEYVKAYILYAKNKDLPRTRDLLLAVFEKDTTRLDVLQEIGKVYYYLRDYETSYAYYKHFIAAKEKYNLSIYPQENSKIARVYAEMGMKEESEKLLKAYFEYASNDKSIYKNASLAIYYAQKDDEEKALKYLQLFSEEENLQYWLLLFLEIDPLVDNIKDLPEFKKIMKRIKNTFWENHKEIKLALENKELL, encoded by the coding sequence ATGCCAAACCAGCTTCCTGCCGAAAATGAATTTTTATTGAAAATCACCGAAATTATCGAGAAGAACATTTCGAATGATCAATTTGGGGTATCGGAACTTGCTGATGAAGTAGGCATGAGTCGGTCTAATCTCCTGCGGAAAATTAAAAAGTTAACCAATCTGTCGGTTAGTCAGTTTGTTAGGGAGGTGCGATTGCGAAATGCCATGGAATTCTTGAAGCAAAATTCCCTTACTGTTTCCGAAATCTCCTATCAGGTTGGATTTAGCAGTGTTTCTTATTTCATAAAATGTTTTCGTGAATTGTACGGCTATCCTCCCGGAGAAACAGGAAAACAGGAAACAGAGAAACAGGAAGAAGCTCCGCTTGTTGTGCCAAAGTCTGGAAAGAAGTTGGGCGTGGTGCCTGTTGTAATATCCTTATTTACGATTGCTGTTCTTGTTTTCTTTTTACTAAAACCGGCTTCCCCTGAGAAAATTGAGATTGAAAAATCGATTGCTGTTTTGCCATTTAAAAATGACAGTAACGATTCAAGCAATGTCTATTTTATTAATGGTTTGATGGAATCTGTATTATCAAACCTGCAAAAGATCGAAGATGTAAGGGTAATAAGTAGAACCTCGGTTGAGAAATACAGAAACAGCACTAAAACAATTACTGAAATTGCAGAAGAATTGAATGTGAGTTATTTTGTGGAAGGGAGTGGCCAGAAAATTGGTGATCAGATTCTTCTAAACATTCAGTTGATAAAAGCGTCAAACGATAACCATTTATGGGCTGAGCAATACAACAGAGAAGCAAAAGATGTATTCGGTTTGCAGAACGAAATCGCAAAGAAAATTGCCAAGGAAATAGAATTGATTATTACCCCTGAGGAAGTAAAACAAATCGATAAAGTTCCAACAGAGAATCTGGAAGCTTACGATTACTTTTTAAAAGGACTTGATTTGTTTCATAGTGGGAAGAGAGAAGGTTTGGAAGAATCCATTACTTATTTTCAAAAGGCCATTGAGCATGATCCTAAATTTGCCCGCGCTTACGCTGATATTGCTATGGCTTACTATTATCTGGACATTGCCCGGGCAGAAAAGATACATACGGCTAAGATTAATGAGAATGCTGATAAGGCACTGTTGTTTGATTCGAAATTGCCACAATCTCTGATTGCAAAAGCATTGTATTACATGAATAAACACGAATTCGAAAAGGCGGTACCCTACTTAGAAAAGGCATTGCATTACAATCCAAATTCGGCTTTGGTTATCAATTTTCTCTCCGATTATTATACTACTTACATGCCCAATACGGGTAAATATCTGGAATATGCCTTAAAGGGCGTTCGCTTGGATATTGCCGCTCAGGATTCTGTTACGGCAAGTTATATTTACCTGCATCTTAGTAATGCTTTTGTGCAAACTGGGTTTGTTAATGAAGCTGAATTGTACATTAACAAATCACTGGACTACAATCCTCAGAACATGTTTTCGGAATATGTAAAAGCCTATATTTTGTATGCGAAAAATAAAGATTTACCCAGGACAAGAGATTTATTACTTGCCGTATTTGAGAAGGATACCACACGTCTGGATGTTCTTCAGGAAATAGGTAAAGTTTACTATTACTTGCGTGATTACGAGACTTCTTACGCTTACTATAAACATTTTATTGCAGCAAAGGAAAAGTACAATTTGAGTATCTACCCGCAGGAGAACAGTAAGATTGCCAGGGTATATGCCGAAATGGGAATGAAAGAAGAATCGGAAAAGCTTTTAAAAGCATATTTTGAATATGCTTCCAATGATAAATCGATTTATAAAAATGCCAGTTTGGCTATTTATTACGCACAAAAAGATGATGAAGAAAAGGCCTTGAAATATCTTCAACTATTTTCTGAAGAAGAGAATTTACAGTATTGGCTCCTTCTTTTTTTAGAAATTGACCCCTTGGTTGATAATATCAAAGACCTTCCCGAATTTAAAAAAATTATGAAGCGGATTAAGAACACGTTTTGGGAAAACCATAAAGAAATAAAGCTTGCCCTTGAGAACAAGGAATTGCTTTAA